The stretch of DNA CTAAAGTTACTGAAAGTTGTGAATGGAGATTGAGCAATCATGGCTAGTCAATACCCGATTCCAGTGGTGGTTGTGGGCGCAGCCGGTAAAATGGGGCGGGAAGTTGTTAAGGCAGTTTCTCAAACAAAGGATATGACCTTGGCAGGGGCGGTCGATCGTAATCCAGCCGTTCAAGGTCAAGATGCGGGTGAATTAGCAGGCTGCGGCACGTTGGAAATCCCAATCACCAATGAACTAGAGCCAATGCTAGCAATGACTTTTCAGGAGCGGCAACCGGGCGTTATGGTGGATTTTACCCATCCAGACAGTGTGTATGACAATGTGCGATCGGCCATTGCCTATGGTATTCGTCCGGTGGTTGGTACTACAGGCTTGAGTCCAGAGCAAATTCGTGACCTAGCTGAATTTGCTGACAAAGCAAGTACTGGATGTGTTGTAATCCCCAACTTTTCCATTGGGATGGTGTTACTGCAACAGGCAGCAATTCAAGCATCTCGCTACTTTGATCATGTAGAGATTATTGAACTACACCACAACCAAAAAGCTGATGCTCCCAGTGGCACAGCCCTGCAAACGGCGCAGCTATTGGCTGAGCTGGGCAAAACCTACAACCCGCCTTTGGTCAAGGAAACGGAGAAGCTAGTGGGTGCAAGAGGAGCGCAAGCTGAGGAAAATATTCGTATCCACAGTGTGCGACTACCGGGGTTAATTGCCCACCAGGAAGTCATTTTTGGGGCGGCTGGGCAGATCTATACGCTACGTCACGACACGAGCGATCGTGCTTGTTATATGCCTGGCGTACTATTAGCAATCCGTAAGGTTCTAGAGCTAAAAACGTTAGTCTATGGACTGGAAAAGTTACTATAGTGCCGATTCTTGTTTTGAAAGGCTTCATCAAGTTTGAGCAAAACCAAGGGCTTTGTCTAGGGGTTTAATCTCTAATCGCGGTGTAGGAAGGAACGGCTAATGAAGTTGGTTTCAGCAGCGAGATCATCTTCAGCACTGATTAAGTGTAGTAGGGTTTCGCGACTGCTAGCTGCTTGAGTATAGTCGGGTTTCAGACTCAGTGCTTTATCATAAGCTGCAATTGCCTGCTGATAGTTACCTAACTCTTGAGCAGCTCGTCCTTGCCAATACCAAAAATCTGGTCGATCGGGTTGCAGGTGTATTGCCTTGTTAAAGCAAGCAACTGCCTGCTTGTAGCGTTTTAGCCGAGCAGTTAGTCCACCTAGCCGATACCATAGTTCTGCATTATAGGGGTTGAGTTGGATAGCTTTAGCGTAGGCTTGAACAGCTTCCTCATAGCTGCCTAGATGAAACAAAACGCTAGCTCGCCGTGACCAAGCTTCAGGATGGCCAGGTTGGGTCTGAATTTGGCGATCATAAATGGCTAGTGCTTCGCTATAGCGCTTGGCTTGTTCTAGAGCTAACCCCCGCATTAGCCACGAGTCTTGCATCTGCTCAGAAAAGCCCGTCACAGGCACAGGGGCCATAGCTGCACTGTCGATTGGCCGACGTACTAGGGCAATATTCAACGAATCTGACGACTCAGCAGCATAGGATGAGGTGTCACCCCGGAGTCTTCGTAGAGAGCGTTTGCGGGCTTCGACAGCGGGTTGAAAGTTGGCGTTGATTTGAAATGCACGATCGTAAGCATCCAGGGCATCGTCGTACCGACCAATCAACTCAAAAATTCTGCCTTGGTCATACCAAGCCCAGTAATGATCAGGACGAATGTGGACAACTTGGTCGTAGGAGGCGATTGCTGCTTCGTATTGTCCCAACTTTTCCAACACGGTGCCACGCTTAAACCAAGCTAAATGATCATCAGCTTGAATCGCGACGACGTGATCATACGAGGTGATTGCCTCTTCTAAGCGCTGCAAGTTTTCTAATGCCATACCCCGCATGAACCAGGCCAAAGGGTCATTAGGGTTATCTTGCAGGGTTTTGTCACAGGACGCGATCACTTCATCGTAGTGCTGCAAGTGATACAAAGTGTCGTCTCGCTTGAGCAAACTGAGCACTCGTTTGCGATCGTTAACGGCTAGCTCAAACTCTGGTTTTAGGTAAACTGCTCGATTGTAAGAGTTAACCGCATCGTCGTAGCGCTCCAAGGCTTCTAGCACTTTGCCCCGATCGCGCCATGCCCAATAATTTTCTGGACAATACTCCACAGCACAATCATAGGATGCTAATGCCTCCTCATAAAGACCTAATATCTCCAGCATTTTTCCGTGTTTTAACCAGGCAAAATAGTCATCTGGTTGTAGTTGCAACACCTGCCCATAGGACTCTGCTGCATCGTCGTAGCGCTCGCTATTTTCCAAGGCAATCCCTAGTTTGAACCATGCAAATACCTCATCTGGCTTGGCTTGCACAACTTTCATGTAGGCTGAGGCTGCCTCATGGTAGCGATAAAACTGCAATAACTCATCAGCCCGCTCAAACCACCCTAAATAGCCATCATTAGGGGTAGCCACTGGAAACTGCATGGGTAACCTAGGCCCTGGAGCTGTTAAGACTGTGTGTAAATCCTGTAAATCTTGTAGTACTTCAGCCGCTGATTGATAGCGCTCTCGAAAATCACAGCGCACCATCTTGTCCAAAATGTTGGCTAGGTCACTGGAGATATCCTTGGCACGATCGCGCCAGATCAGCTCAGAAGTTCGTGGATCAACTGGTAGCCGCTTCACAGATACCTTAGTCAAGGCTTGAATACAAATGATCCCCAAGGCATAGATGTCACTACTGTAGCGAGGGTTGCCTGCCATTTGCTCGTTGGGGGTATAGCCAGCAGATCCAACGGCGATCGTGAAGGTCATTTGACTCAAGTTATCTAGAGACTGGGCACTGATTTGTTTCACTGCCCCAAAGTCAATCAACACAATCTTGCCATCGGCATGGCGACGAATTAAGTTAGACGGCTTGATGTCTCGATGAACGACCTGTTGCTGGTGTACAAAATCGAGAGTTGACAGCACATCTTCCATGAAGGCAATTAACCGATCCTCAGTCGAATAGTCTTGAGCAATCAGTTCCCGT from Cyanobacteriota bacterium encodes:
- a CDS encoding tetratricopeptide repeat protein — protein: MLETTIGGRYYITKHLGGGGFAQTYLAIDQHLPGKPCCVVKQLKPKLTDPVSLQAARRLFDTEATVLYTLGTHDQIPRLFAHFEENEEFYLVQEFIEGDVLTRELIAQDYSTEDRLIAFMEDVLSTLDFVHQQQVVHRDIKPSNLIRRHADGKIVLIDFGAVKQISAQSLDNLSQMTFTIAVGSAGYTPNEQMAGNPRYSSDIYALGIICIQALTKVSVKRLPVDPRTSELIWRDRAKDISSDLANILDKMVRCDFRERYQSAAEVLQDLQDLHTVLTAPGPRLPMQFPVATPNDGYLGWFERADELLQFYRYHEAASAYMKVVQAKPDEVFAWFKLGIALENSERYDDAAESYGQVLQLQPDDYFAWLKHGKMLEILGLYEEALASYDCAVEYCPENYWAWRDRGKVLEALERYDDAVNSYNRAVYLKPEFELAVNDRKRVLSLLKRDDTLYHLQHYDEVIASCDKTLQDNPNDPLAWFMRGMALENLQRLEEAITSYDHVVAIQADDHLAWFKRGTVLEKLGQYEAAIASYDQVVHIRPDHYWAWYDQGRIFELIGRYDDALDAYDRAFQINANFQPAVEARKRSLRRLRGDTSSYAAESSDSLNIALVRRPIDSAAMAPVPVTGFSEQMQDSWLMRGLALEQAKRYSEALAIYDRQIQTQPGHPEAWSRRASVLFHLGSYEEAVQAYAKAIQLNPYNAELWYRLGGLTARLKRYKQAVACFNKAIHLQPDRPDFWYWQGRAAQELGNYQQAIAAYDKALSLKPDYTQAASSRETLLHLISAEDDLAAETNFISRSFLHRD
- the dapB gene encoding 4-hydroxy-tetrahydrodipicolinate reductase, with the translated sequence MASQYPIPVVVVGAAGKMGREVVKAVSQTKDMTLAGAVDRNPAVQGQDAGELAGCGTLEIPITNELEPMLAMTFQERQPGVMVDFTHPDSVYDNVRSAIAYGIRPVVGTTGLSPEQIRDLAEFADKASTGCVVIPNFSIGMVLLQQAAIQASRYFDHVEIIELHHNQKADAPSGTALQTAQLLAELGKTYNPPLVKETEKLVGARGAQAEENIRIHSVRLPGLIAHQEVIFGAAGQIYTLRHDTSDRACYMPGVLLAIRKVLELKTLVYGLEKLL